The Rosa rugosa chromosome 3, drRosRugo1.1, whole genome shotgun sequence sequence attgCCCAAGAAATACCTTTTGTGGCAATAGAGGTGACGTCGTTATAGACGGAGGGTACGAAAATTGAAACAATGTTGAGGTACCAATGTGATGTACCAAATTGATGAATGGACTTTATTTCGGGTACCATTTGTAAATTTTCTCTAGATTTTTTAAGTAAGGACAACCAAAAGTCCAGCCACGTACACCAGAGGCGATTCTGTACTCTGCAATTTCAAAGAAAGTAGACAAATATCAAAGTAAATCAGCTGCTTTGTAGGAATGATCTTGGTATCGATAAAAAAAGATGGAAGTTTTAGAAAAATGATACAGTAAATACAATAGCAAAAAAAAGACAACCATTGTGAACCAAAGTACTTTTGAAGATGCACTCCTTTTATTTCATTGTGAGACATATATTCTTGAATGGATAAAAAGAATTACATGACAAAGGATACCATTTTCAGAAATAACAGAAGAACTAGGAATGTACCTGGTAAAGACTTTAGTAACAATTGCTCTGCAAGAAGAAACGCAAAGTTAGAAATTAAAGATGAAAACATTATCTCAAACAGATAACTTCAATATGTTGGACAGTATAATTTCGGAGATGCCAAAAGACTTGCACCATACAAGATGTGGGTATAGTGTAGCCTGTAAGAATTTACTCCTTTAATTGTGGATCATATAAAATAATTGGTGCTTATGGTGTATATTCCATATATGATTTGATAGACTAATTGATGGATCCTAATTGATCAATGAGAGGGAATTTCCTATATCTATTTCCATGATGGATGGAAATCACTTAAGTCATTGACGCAAATTGGTCCTCTCTCACCCGATATAACCAGTGCACAATTCCATCTTATGTACACACATAAAGTACTCAAAACACGTATGAGAGTTTGAGGTGCAAGGGCTGAGAGAGAAACCATTTCCTTTGGATTGACGACTTCGCTGAACCGCTGCGTCTTGGTATACTACATATTGCTCCAATGGAACAAGGTATGTAGTTAATGTTTTCCGCCTTACGGTTAATGTTGTGAGATCATGTAAGTCCTAGATCTTTGTTTTATGTATTTAAACTCTTAcatgtggtatcagagctcagTAATAGAGCTTTCATGATTCTCCGTTAATGGaatatatattgttttgttGTTCATATATTTCCTGCGCATTTATATATGCATATGAATTTATTtacaacaaaatatatttatatgaaCGTTTCGCTAGTTATATGATTAATCTGGTTTGGTCATATGTTGTTCATCTGTAGCTATTTGTTTTTTATTATCAGACTTGCATCATATGTATTATGATATATGATTATGAATATGGTACTGTAAGCACAAATGAAATAATGGCATAACACTAGTAGTTTGGTTTTGCTAGTTTTATGAATGTCAATTTTGATTGTTTATTTCATCTAACTTTTGAATTCATAGTATGGCGGTTTGTTAGTCACCAAAGTGGTCAAAGCAGTAAGGTCTCATGAATATCAAATTAGATGATTATCAATTGCTTATGATATTGATGCATATGAAATGAAAACTTGCCTTGTAAAGTTTTAAGGTTTACTCATAAGCatattgattttctttattcatAAGAATTTAAGAATCACCCAAAGGTAGATTAACCATTCATATGATTAATGAATAGAATGGAGTTTTTGATATATATCCTATTAGATTAGTTTTGGAGATCCAAAGATTACAAGCTTGTCTGATTAGGAATATACTCATTGCTCAAATGACGATAAATGCATCATTTTAGTTAAATATATGCATGATATATAACTACCCAAAGGAGTATTATGTTGATATACTACTGTTTGTACGTGTTTAGTGACTCAAAGAATTAATGTTGTGAGCCCTTGTATTATTGTGTTGCAGCTCATGTTTCGCTTCATTCACATGCTTCATCTATTCCAGTGCTCAATGGACTGAATTTCTCGGAATGGTGTGAACAAATTCAGTTTCACTTAGGTGTTCTGGATATGGATTCGGCACTCCAAACCGAGAAACCTGCTGCTCTAACTAATGAAAGCACTGATGAAGAAAAGGTTTTCCATAAGGCTTGGGAAAAGTCAAATAGACTGAGCATTATGCTGATGCGAATGACTATAGCAAACAACATAATGACTACACTTCCGAAAGCTGAAATTGCTAAGGAATTCTTGAAAAACATTGAGGATCGTTTCAAGAGTGCTGACAAGTCTCTTGCAGGGACATTAATGGCTGAACTTACCACCAAGAAATTTGATGGTAGGAGAAGCATGCATGAGCATGTTCTTGAAATGACATCCTTTGTTCCTTGTAGATACCTCATCACCTTCTTTGCAGCTTTCCAATGATCCATTCCTGGATTGCTTTGGTATCTTCCTAACATCCCAACCACAAAATtgatgtctggtcttgtacaAGTTTGTGCATAAACCAAACTTCCTACAGCGGATGCATAAGGAATTCTTTCCATGCCCTTCCGCTCCAATTCATTTAGTGGGCATTGCTTAAGGCTAAACTTGTCCCCTCTCTGAGTTGGAGCAATGCTTGGTGAACATTTTTCCATTCCAAATCTCTCTAGAACTCTCTCAATATATGCTTTCTGAGACAACCCCAACAGTCCACGTGATCTATCTCAAAATATTTCAATTCCAATCACGTAGGATGCCTCACCCAtatctttcatttcaaatttcttAGAGAGAAAATTCTTGGTTTCATGTAACAACCCAAGATCACTACTAGCAAgcaaaatatcatcaacatataaaatCAGAAATATAAACTTACTCCCACTGACCTTTAGGTATATACATTGATCAACAATGTTTTCCTTAAAACCGAAGGAGACAACAATATCATTAAACTTGAGATACCATTGTCGGGAAGCTTGTTTAAGTCCATATATCaatttctttaatttacaaaCCATGTATTCCTTTCCTTCTGATGAGAAGCCTTCAAGTTGATTCATATAGACTTCCTCCTCTAAGTTCCCATTTAGAAAAGCcgttttcacatccatttgatgtaactCTAAATCAAAATGAGCTACAAGTGCCATAATAATTCTGAGAGAGTCCTTGTTAGAAACAGGAGAGAAGGTTTCTTTGTAATCAATGCCTTCTTTCTGAGTGAAACCTTTGGCTACAAGTCTGGCTTTATATCGTTCTATGTTGCCATTAGAGTCGcgtttggttttgaaaacccatttacaccCAACTCTTTTACATCCTTCAGGCAACTCAACGAGTTCCCAAACTTTGTTTTGGTCCATTGATTTCAGTTCATCATTCATAGCATCAATCCATTTCTCAGAATTCTCACGCTGAATGGCTTGTGAATAAGAAACCGGATCCTTACTTGACCCAATGTCAAATTCAGATTCTTGCAAGTATACCACATAATCATTTGAAATAGCAGGTCTTCTATTTCTTTGAGACCGTCTTACTCCTATTTCTTGTGGTTCTTGTGCTACAACTTCATTGTCAATGATTTCATTATATTGGTTTTGGTCATTCATTTCTTGATCATTCACTACTTCCTGATCGTTCATTTCTTGATCATTTATTCCATGATCATTCATTTCTTGATTATTCAGTTGTTGTTCATTGTCGTTAGGTTGTACAACAACTAGAGGAACAACACTTCTTTGAGAAGATATAGGTGCAGAAAACTGCATCCTAACTTCTTGAATAATTACTTCCCTCTTTTCACTCCCACTAATTTCACCATTTTCAATGAATCTAGTATTTCCGGCTTCAACAATTCTTGTACTATGGTCAGGACAATAAAACCTATATTCTTTAGACTTTTCTGGGTAACCAATGAAGTAACCactttttgttttaaaatctaatttcttttcttgtggATTATAGAGCTTAACCTCTGCAGGGCATCCCCAAACATGTAGG is a genomic window containing:
- the LOC133737104 gene encoding uncharacterized protein LOC133737104; translated protein: MEQAHVSLHSHASSIPVLNGLNFSEWCEQIQFHLGVLDMDSALQTEKPAALTNESTDEEKVFHKAWEKSNRLSIMLMRMTIANNIMTTLPKAEIAKEFLKNIEDRFKSADKSLAGTLMAELTTKKFDGRRSMHEHVLEMTSFVPCRYLITFFAAFQ